A genomic segment from Nymphalis io chromosome 15, ilAglIoxx1.1, whole genome shotgun sequence encodes:
- the LOC126773737 gene encoding putative uncharacterized protein DDB_G0282133, whose product MDEQNEGSDIIRQMDTYNFNAPIKVTILFDEAETNEFNKSVENSMDNCFENPATQTFPTNNLELLSKCIDDHYSSNVCFDTMNNTFNVECETHYETGTLTSKVMNPHINNVATNNDINHRIPIWSNTSFPIESIVHSQGNNNNHQHSKHSTRMGLETHKTNILYLLDKVSYNLIEISKCYYTVSRDICDHARYQRAKEYYRYFKHKLFNNSYNILIFFMLPLENHPIFMEKFINRTIALAFSKSWYNISNDYLIKLIREILDYTKLRKHIESNSNYQTWRRSSTATYKKNESSKTTSKNVINSNIKNEDNGFIHLLSCGPKDREIRISVKPNILNRTQRHTVTSNCITKRQKTGNSFNSEPQSTRNKDNIYHEISSRTEISTHLPNKNTSFAPHETLAYNNLPNNEREVIDLDNDNVNRDNHFATSRSSVSRDSGFISPISTIEYPVDQLGNSRNDVDLFTTSSSVYTTSMNREGLILPGACKVCGLVTTKMCLGCYREYYCSLQCQKKDWNFHKLMCRK is encoded by the exons atggatgAACAAAATGAAGGCAGCG ataTTATTCGGCAAATGGATACATATAACTTTAATGCGCCTATCAAAGTTACAATACTCTTTGATGAAGCAGAAactaatgaatttaataaatcagtTGAAAACAGCATGGACAATTGTTTTGAAAATCCTGCAACGCAAACATTTCCAACAAATAACTTAGAATTGCTATCAAAATGTATAGATGATCATTATTCCTCAAATGTCTGTTTTGATACAATGAACAATACATTTAACGTTGAGTGTGAAACTCATTACGAAACCGGAACCCTTACATCTAAAGTTATGAATCCACACATCAATAATGTCGCCACTAATAATGACATTAACCACAGAATACCTATTTGGTCAAACACATCATTTCCTATTGAAAGCATTGTACATAGTCAAGGAAATAATAACAATCACCAACATTCAAAACATTCAACAAGAATGGGTTTAGAAacacataaaacaaatatattgtatttattagataaAGTATCCTATAATTTGATAGAAATTTCAAAATGCTATTATACCGTTTCAAGGGATATATGCGACCATGCAAGATACCAAAGAGCTAAggaatattatagatattttaaacataaacttTTCAATAATTCATACAATATACTCATCTTTTTTATGTTACCACTAGAAAATCATCCAATATTCATGGAGAAGTTTATAAACAGGACAATTGCACTTGCCTTTAGCAAGTCTTGGTACAACAtttcaaatgattatttaatcaaACTAATTAGAGAAATACTAGATTATACCAAGCTCCGAAAGCATATAGAATCTAATAGTAATTATCAAACATGGAGACGATCTTCCACTgccacatataaaaaaaatgaatcttCAAAAACTACTtccaaaaatgtaataaatagtaatattaaaaatgaagacAATGGTTTTATTCATCTTTTGTCGTGTGGTCCTAAGGATAGGGAAATAAGAATAAGTGTTAAGCCAAATATTCTTAACCGTACTCAACGTCATACAGTTACAAGCAATTGTATAACAAAAAGGCAAAAAACAGGCAACTCGTTTAATTCTGAACCACAGAGCAcaagaaacaaagacaatatTTACCATGAAATAAGCAGTCGAACTGAAATTTCAACGCATTTGCCAAATAAAAACACTTCATTTGCACCTCATGAAACTCTGGCTTATAACAACTTACCTAACAATGAACGAGAAGTAATTGATCTAGACAATGACAATGTAAATCGTGATAATCACTTTGCAACATCAAGATCATCAGTGTCGAGAGACAGTGGCTTCATTAGTCCTATTAGCACCATAGAATATCCTGTAGATCAATtg ggtaATTCAAGGAACGACGTCGATCTTTTTACAACTTCCTCATCGGTATATACAACATCAATGAATCGTGAGGGCCTCATACTACCAGGCGCCTGCAAAGTATGCGGCTTAGTCACGACTAAGATGTGCTTAGGATGTTACCGAGAATATTATTGTAGCTTACAGTGTCAG AAGAAAGATTGGAACTTTCACAAGCTGATGTGTCGAAAGTAG